The following are encoded in a window of Corynebacterium marinum DSM 44953 genomic DNA:
- a CDS encoding alpha/beta hydrolase has protein sequence MLADAPSLRHAAHLLTVDADWLTAQTDWLSRNVDALPAAGFRGEAADTAVARLHTLVRPMTLPPEQMLRVAQVLSMTAGLREELDAAARRALALADHVTGAAPLAALLLRDLRALGDVLDYTCARQIDLLCTPIPDETPARLSDTPDLDLAAVHELNMLSSPVPEHPDVQVLESADGRLVAAVGDLASAASVTTIVAGVGSSDPAHLPAHLDRARTVAAATGGAAVLWLGYPAPGSVGRALAQEPARAAGAELQAFQRELARRFPDQRRVVVGHSYGSVVAGAAASRGGGLYADDLVLIGSPGAGVDHAGQLTLLGDHPQVHAMTNPSDPIALTVTEGAGVHGPDPTSPGFGAQVWPGDPSGNHGSYWEDPRFLARLRGLADQKNPMASSE, from the coding sequence ATGCTCGCCGACGCCCCCTCGTTGCGCCACGCAGCGCATCTGCTTACCGTGGACGCCGACTGGCTCACCGCGCAGACCGACTGGCTGTCACGGAACGTCGACGCCCTGCCGGCCGCCGGGTTCCGCGGCGAGGCGGCGGACACGGCCGTCGCCCGCCTGCACACCCTGGTGCGGCCGATGACCCTGCCACCGGAGCAGATGCTGCGGGTCGCCCAGGTGCTGTCCATGACGGCCGGACTCCGGGAAGAACTGGACGCCGCCGCCCGCCGGGCCCTCGCCCTGGCCGACCACGTCACGGGGGCCGCTCCCCTGGCCGCCCTCCTGCTGCGGGATCTGCGCGCGCTCGGCGACGTGCTGGATTACACGTGCGCCCGGCAGATCGACCTGTTGTGCACACCCATCCCGGATGAGACCCCGGCCAGGTTGTCGGACACCCCGGACCTGGACCTGGCGGCCGTCCACGAACTGAACATGCTCTCCTCCCCCGTCCCCGAGCACCCCGACGTGCAGGTCCTGGAATCCGCCGACGGGCGGCTGGTGGCGGCCGTCGGCGACCTGGCGTCGGCCGCTTCGGTGACCACAATCGTCGCCGGGGTCGGCTCCTCGGACCCCGCCCACCTGCCGGCCCACCTGGACCGGGCCCGCACCGTCGCGGCGGCCACCGGCGGGGCGGCGGTGCTGTGGCTCGGTTACCCGGCGCCGGGCAGCGTGGGGCGCGCCCTCGCGCAGGAACCGGCCCGGGCGGCGGGCGCCGAGCTGCAGGCCTTCCAGCGCGAACTGGCGCGCCGTTTCCCGGACCAGCGGCGTGTGGTGGTCGGGCACAGCTACGGCTCGGTGGTGGCGGGGGCGGCGGCGTCGCGAGGCGGGGGCCTGTACGCGGATGACCTGGTACTCATCGGCAGCCCGGGCGCCGGGGTCGACCACGCCGGGCAGTTGACGCTGCTCGGGGATCACCCGCAGGTCCACGCCATGACGAACCCCTCCGACCCGATCGCGTTGACCGTGACGGAGGGGGCGGGCGTCCACGGGCCGGATCCCACGTCCCCGGGGTTCGGGGCGCAGGTGTGGCCGGGCGACCCCTCGGGAAACCACGGCAGCTACTGGGAGGATCCCCGGTTCCTGGCGCGGCTGAGGGGCCTGGCGGATCAGAAGAATCCCATGGCGTCTTCCGAATAG
- a CDS encoding carbon-nitrogen hydrolase family protein produces MRIGIVQLTSGEDIVGNLALAKDKIREAAGRGARLIVLPEAASQSFDSGRLDTQAQDLDGTYATGLRELAGELGVTVVAGMFRPADTVERDGKTLHRVSNTALVTGPGIHLGYDKIHTFDAFDYRESDTVRPGTELVTFEVEGVTVGVAICYDIRFPGQFRDLARAGAQVIVVPTSWADGPEKLYQWRTLTAARALDSTSWIVAAGQARPGGQELAGQSSGPTGIGHSCVVGPTGRREAEAGYEPEIIVCDLDPAEVDKARKSLPVL; encoded by the coding sequence ATGCGAATCGGAATCGTGCAGCTCACCTCTGGTGAAGATATTGTCGGTAATTTGGCGCTCGCCAAGGACAAGATCCGTGAGGCCGCCGGACGCGGAGCCCGGCTTATCGTACTCCCCGAGGCCGCCAGCCAGTCCTTCGACAGCGGCCGGCTGGACACGCAGGCCCAGGACCTCGACGGCACCTACGCCACGGGCCTGCGGGAACTCGCCGGGGAACTCGGCGTCACGGTTGTCGCCGGTATGTTCCGGCCGGCCGACACCGTCGAACGCGACGGGAAGACACTCCACCGCGTCTCCAACACCGCCCTGGTCACGGGACCCGGGATCCATCTGGGCTACGACAAGATCCACACCTTCGACGCCTTCGACTACCGCGAGTCCGACACCGTCCGGCCGGGAACCGAGCTGGTGACCTTCGAGGTCGAGGGCGTCACAGTCGGCGTGGCCATCTGCTACGACATCCGCTTCCCCGGGCAGTTCCGTGACCTGGCGCGTGCGGGGGCGCAGGTCATCGTCGTGCCCACCAGCTGGGCGGACGGGCCGGAGAAGCTGTACCAGTGGCGCACGCTCACCGCCGCCCGGGCGCTTGATTCGACGAGCTGGATCGTCGCCGCCGGCCAGGCGCGCCCCGGCGGGCAGGAACTGGCCGGGCAGTCGAGCGGGCCGACGGGCATCGGGCATTCGTGCGTGGTGGGGCCGACGGGGCGTCGGGAAGCGGAGGCGGGCTACGAGCCGGAGATCATTGTCTGCGACCTCGACCCGGCGGAGGTGGACAAGGCGCGGAAATCCCTGCCGGTGCTGTAG